The Hypanus sabinus isolate sHypSab1 chromosome 3, sHypSab1.hap1, whole genome shotgun sequence genome contains a region encoding:
- the LOC132390727 gene encoding general transcription factor II-I repeat domain-containing protein 2-like has translation MVDMTAHLNTLNTALQGKERTALHMLEDVLAFERKLTVLARDLQKGTLSHFPNLREFKQGHDMIISEYLHSAIIAMQTSFGKRFCEFREEKNTLSFPVTPLSIDPSLLNTTALAGVSQPDLEMELADIADKDIWVSKFRRLTADLEDVARQKAVLAQKHKWSDIENLTDDSLRSCVKMKVTSYSPDVQTLCAEVQEQKSH, from the coding sequence atggtagacatgacagcgcacctgaacacgctgaacacagctcttcaggggaaagaacgtacagccctgcacatgttggaggatgttttggcattcgagcgcaagttgacagtgcttgccagagatttacagaaaggcactttgtctcacttccccaatttgagagagttcaaacaaggtcacgacatgataatttcggagtatttacattctgcaatcatcgcaatgcaaacatcgtttgggaaacgcttctgtgagttcagagaggaaaaaaacacattatccttcccggtcactcccttaagcatcgatccttccctactgaatacgactgcattggcaggtgtgagtcaacctgatcttgagatggaactggccgacatagccgacaaagacatatgggtgtccaagtttagacgcttgacagcagaccttgaagatgttgcccgtcagaaggccgttcttgctcagaaacacaaatggagtgatattgaaaacctcacagatgacagcttgcgatcctgtgtaaagatgaaggtgacatcatacagccctgatgtgcagacgctgtgcgctgaggtccaggagcagaaatcccattaa